A genome region from Streptomyces antimycoticus includes the following:
- a CDS encoding SseB family protein — MTLADLVRQETAARMTEHEKWAALRTARLYFQRPEDPGFLVSETTDGGPLVPVFTSLEGLALFAGACGWASTTAEDLVDLLPEGVRALVDPLGERPFLLDARTLRDAEDQEAEGREADGRGEGEGADGGGS; from the coding sequence ATGACGCTGGCAGACCTCGTCCGCCAGGAGACCGCCGCGCGGATGACGGAGCACGAGAAGTGGGCCGCGCTGCGGACGGCGCGGCTGTACTTCCAGCGCCCGGAGGACCCGGGCTTCCTGGTCTCGGAGACCACCGACGGCGGCCCGCTCGTGCCGGTCTTCACCTCGCTCGAAGGGCTCGCGCTCTTCGCGGGGGCATGCGGCTGGGCGTCCACGACGGCCGAGGACCTGGTGGACCTGCTGCCCGAGGGCGTACGGGCGTTGGTGGATCCGCTGGGTGAGCGCCCCTTCCTGCTGGACGCGCGGACGCTGCGCGACGCGGAGGACCAGGAAGCGGAAGGCCGGGAAGCGGACGGCCGCGGCGAGGGCGAGGGGGCTGACGGTGGCGGATCCTGA
- a CDS encoding scabin-related ADP-ribosyltransferase: MGLAPDCPQESKNHRYRKDSRGVEEIFENGFSPKGDNMSLEEHVYGISGVHTAESGYVATSLSKSHAFSRFGSSSDGHVYIVDTANDGIDVNKALPGNPSAHEKEVAFPRKIDSSDIVGAWDRFHNWIPNPHYKGPE, translated from the coding sequence CTGGGGCTCGCACCGGATTGCCCGCAAGAAAGCAAGAATCATCGATACCGGAAAGATTCGAGAGGAGTGGAAGAGATATTCGAAAACGGCTTCTCCCCGAAAGGGGACAATATGAGCCTGGAGGAGCACGTTTACGGAATCTCGGGGGTACATACAGCAGAATCCGGGTATGTGGCAACCTCCCTATCAAAATCTCACGCATTCAGTCGCTTCGGATCAAGTAGCGATGGTCATGTGTATATAGTCGACACCGCCAACGATGGCATCGACGTGAATAAGGCACTACCCGGAAATCCCAGCGCCCACGAAAAGGAGGTCGCCTTCCCGAGGAAAATCGACTCCTCTGATATCGTTGGAGCTTGGGATAGATTCCACAATTGGATTCCAAACCCCCACTACAAAGGACCAGAGTGA